The proteins below are encoded in one region of Fimbriimonadaceae bacterium:
- a CDS encoding S8 family serine peptidase, producing the protein MNPLFAAMLVLGPSGSWDVRVERVGAWTSLNIGGGAAFHKTHNSVSKLTVHNLPGTAGRLATWQESAGNEQRQMFAVSLDGTTIKRVGEDSGLIRTVHGDFDPTKGALPMDSALRAGASVNTYLVQFHGQTLAQFRDAIVRAGGKVLNYVPDNAYAVILPEGAVEQVRSMDFVRYVGKLDPGLRLLPEVKKDFLAGKLETKHYDIVVSGDDAQLKAEATMAIKLLGGKIIDSPREGQVIEAELTNAQVGKVAAIDGVTFVAPTGEPSSDMDNVRIVSGANYVETVGNYRGQGVNIHDIDAGFVRNHIDYASRVTFRNNPGIDSHGTATLGTVVGDGTGNPAARGMMPLANGIATPYTVNWSGPARLALTQDTVNVFNCVVETNSWGDSLTGSYTGISSYMDEIVFKTDLVILNSMSNAAGNTVVRPQAWGKNIVAIGGVYHFNNANLADDRWQNGASIGPAADGRIKPDLCFYYDQITTTYTTSPSGYGIFSGTSAATPMSAGTFGLAFQMWGDGIFGNTNLGSTVFDNRMKNATARALMINTAAAYSNQQLDIERRVQGWGLPNVKNVFDNASKMLVVDENTNLEQLQSKTYQVYVAPGSPSFKATMAYTDYWAVAFANPTRVNEVSLKVVAPDSTVYWGNNGMGGSANAGANDLPNVTTPGGSADTRNTIQNVFVNNPQSGVWTIVVTADNLPQDGVPETPGVIDQSYGLVVSGAEAQAPAESITDFTPGSIESGGLSEVYKSDNSKVILRTPLRVGGNAVLNTGTITTHTVSDPNPSSLTLVAEVETNIANLPLRLRLFNFQANAWENFEMGSTPLSKGRFSASPTGDLQRFIDGNGRVRAGVTVERNTANPAPTVWKARVDHVRLFING; encoded by the coding sequence ATGAACCCCCTTTTCGCAGCGATGCTTGTCCTTGGCCCGAGCGGCTCTTGGGATGTCCGCGTGGAGCGAGTCGGAGCTTGGACTTCGCTCAATATCGGCGGCGGAGCCGCCTTCCACAAGACTCACAACTCGGTCAGCAAACTGACCGTCCACAACCTTCCTGGAACCGCGGGTCGCCTGGCCACCTGGCAAGAATCAGCCGGTAACGAGCAGCGCCAGATGTTCGCCGTCTCCCTCGACGGCACCACCATCAAGCGGGTCGGCGAGGACAGCGGCCTGATCAGGACCGTCCACGGCGATTTCGACCCGACCAAGGGCGCCCTTCCGATGGACTCCGCGCTGCGAGCCGGTGCAAGCGTCAACACGTACCTCGTCCAGTTCCACGGCCAGACCTTGGCCCAGTTCCGCGACGCGATCGTGCGGGCCGGCGGCAAGGTTCTGAACTACGTGCCGGACAACGCTTATGCGGTCATCCTGCCCGAGGGCGCCGTCGAGCAGGTCCGCTCGATGGACTTCGTCCGCTACGTCGGCAAACTTGACCCGGGCCTTCGCCTCCTACCTGAGGTCAAGAAAGACTTCCTCGCGGGCAAGCTCGAGACCAAGCATTACGATATCGTGGTCAGCGGCGACGACGCCCAGCTGAAGGCTGAGGCCACCATGGCGATCAAGCTGCTCGGGGGCAAGATCATCGACTCCCCGCGAGAAGGCCAGGTCATCGAGGCCGAGCTGACGAATGCCCAGGTCGGCAAGGTCGCCGCGATTGACGGCGTCACCTTCGTCGCGCCGACGGGCGAGCCGAGCTCCGACATGGACAACGTTCGCATCGTGAGCGGTGCGAACTACGTCGAGACGGTCGGCAACTATCGGGGCCAGGGCGTGAACATCCACGACATCGACGCCGGTTTCGTCCGAAACCACATCGACTACGCGAGCCGTGTCACGTTCCGCAACAACCCGGGCATCGACTCTCACGGTACGGCGACGCTCGGCACCGTGGTCGGTGACGGCACGGGCAACCCGGCCGCGCGCGGCATGATGCCCCTCGCGAACGGCATCGCCACTCCGTACACAGTCAACTGGTCCGGCCCGGCCCGCCTCGCTCTCACGCAGGACACCGTCAACGTTTTCAACTGCGTCGTCGAGACGAACTCTTGGGGCGACTCGCTCACCGGGTCGTACACCGGCATTTCGAGCTATATGGACGAGATCGTCTTCAAGACCGACCTCGTGATCCTCAACTCGATGTCGAACGCCGCAGGCAACACTGTGGTGCGACCGCAAGCCTGGGGCAAGAACATCGTCGCGATCGGCGGCGTTTACCACTTCAACAACGCGAACCTCGCGGACGACCGCTGGCAAAACGGCGCGAGCATCGGCCCCGCCGCCGACGGCCGCATCAAGCCAGACCTCTGCTTCTACTACGACCAGATCACGACGACATACACGACCTCTCCGAGCGGGTATGGCATCTTCAGCGGTACCAGCGCGGCCACTCCGATGAGCGCGGGCACCTTCGGCCTGGCTTTCCAAATGTGGGGCGACGGCATCTTCGGCAACACGAACCTCGGTTCGACGGTGTTCGACAACCGCATGAAGAACGCCACCGCGCGGGCTCTCATGATCAACACTGCGGCGGCCTACTCGAACCAACAGTTGGACATCGAGCGAAGGGTGCAGGGTTGGGGCTTGCCGAACGTGAAGAACGTTTTCGACAACGCATCCAAGATGCTCGTCGTGGACGAGAACACGAACCTCGAGCAGCTCCAGTCCAAGACCTACCAGGTCTACGTCGCCCCTGGGTCGCCGTCCTTCAAGGCGACCATGGCCTACACCGACTACTGGGCCGTCGCCTTCGCGAACCCCACCAGGGTCAACGAGGTCAGCCTGAAGGTCGTGGCGCCGGACAGCACGGTCTATTGGGGCAACAACGGCATGGGCGGCAGCGCCAATGCCGGCGCGAACGACCTGCCGAACGTGACGACGCCGGGCGGCTCTGCCGACACTCGCAACACCATCCAGAACGTCTTTGTGAACAACCCGCAATCGGGCGTCTGGACGATCGTTGTGACGGCCGACAACCTGCCACAGGACGGCGTTCCGGAGACCCCGGGCGTCATCGACCAGTCCTACGGCCTGGTCGTCTCGGGCGCGGAGGCTCAGGCCCCGGCCGAATCGATCACGGACTTCACTCCGGGTTCGATCGAATCCGGCGGGCTGAGCGAGGTCTATAAGAGCGACAACAGCAAGGTCATCCTGCGCACTCCGTTGCGCGTCGGAGGCAATGCGGTCCTCAACACGGGCACGATCACGACCCACACGGTCAGCGACCCGAACCCGAGTTCGCTCACGCTGGTGGCCGAAGTTGAGACCAACATCGCGAACCTTCCGCTCCGCCTCCGCCTGTTCAACTTCCAGGCTAACGCCTGGGAGAACTTCGAGATGGGCAGCACTCCCCTTTCGAAGGGCCGGTTCTCGGCGAGCCCGACTGGCGATCTGCAGCGGTTCATTGACGGCAACGGTCGCGTCCGCGCCGGGGTCACGGTCGAGCGCAACACGGCCAATCCTGCGCCGACCGTCTGGAAGGCTCGGGTCGACCACGTTCGGCTCTTCATCAACGGCTAA
- a CDS encoding Stp1/IreP family PP2C-type Ser/Thr phosphatase, protein MDEITAEYQVAQIAPDVELRVRSRTTVGAKSDLGRVRENNEDKFEFYIPEDVARLAARGLAFVVCDGMGGHEAGQIASELACKTFLDVYYSHPSQEPEAAIRAAVSAANRFVVDVARAVPSRRGMGTTLSALMLVQDQGYIAQVGDSRVYRLRDGELQQLTHDHTWVEDMVRLGAISREEAERHPNRHALTRAIGAEESGEPDVLTFALQEGDVYLLCSDGLTNHVKDAEIFQVLSECGPSEASWRLVSSALIDGGSDNTTLIVVRVDALEPA, encoded by the coding sequence ATGGACGAGATCACCGCCGAGTATCAAGTCGCCCAGATCGCCCCGGACGTCGAACTCCGAGTCCGCTCCCGCACCACGGTCGGAGCCAAGTCGGACCTCGGCCGCGTCCGCGAGAACAACGAGGACAAGTTCGAGTTCTACATCCCCGAGGATGTGGCACGCCTGGCAGCGCGCGGCCTTGCCTTCGTGGTGTGCGATGGGATGGGCGGGCACGAGGCTGGGCAGATCGCGAGCGAACTCGCCTGCAAGACCTTCCTCGACGTTTACTACAGCCACCCGTCGCAAGAGCCCGAGGCCGCGATCCGTGCCGCTGTCTCGGCCGCGAACCGCTTCGTGGTGGACGTGGCGCGTGCGGTCCCTTCCCGTCGCGGCATGGGCACGACCCTTTCCGCCCTGATGCTTGTCCAGGACCAAGGCTATATCGCCCAAGTCGGCGACTCCCGGGTCTATCGCCTCCGCGATGGCGAGCTTCAACAGCTCACCCACGACCACACGTGGGTCGAGGACATGGTCCGCCTGGGCGCGATCAGTCGCGAGGAGGCCGAGCGCCACCCAAACCGCCATGCCCTCACGCGGGCGATCGGAGCCGAGGAGAGCGGCGAGCCCGACGTGCTGACCTTTGCTTTGCAGGAAGGTGACGTCTACCTTCTCTGTAGCGACGGCCTGACGAACCACGTGAAAGACGCGGAAATCTTCCAGGTCCTCTCCGAATGCGGGCCGAGCGAGGCCTCGTGGCGTCTCGTTTCCTCGGCGTTGATCGATGGCGGCAGCGACAACACGACGCTCATCGTTGTGCGGGTCGACGCACTCGAACCGGCCTAG
- a CDS encoding peptidylprolyl isomerase has translation MPKEGEEVAVLQTDAGRIVIKFYPEHAPRHVENFKELAKEGFYDGTRFHRCIPGFMVQGGDPYSKDMDKVAQWGTGGPDKRVKKEFNDLKHTRGVLSMARSQDPDSAGSQFFIMVDTAESLDHNYSGFGIVVEGMDVVDKIVATGGRTNNGMVSPEKAIVLKKVEIKAWPLDK, from the coding sequence ATGCCCAAGGAAGGCGAAGAAGTCGCCGTCTTGCAGACTGACGCGGGCCGGATCGTGATCAAGTTCTATCCCGAGCACGCGCCGCGCCACGTCGAGAACTTCAAGGAGCTCGCGAAGGAAGGGTTCTACGACGGCACGCGCTTCCACCGCTGCATCCCCGGCTTCATGGTCCAGGGCGGAGACCCCTATTCAAAGGACATGGACAAGGTCGCGCAGTGGGGCACGGGCGGCCCTGACAAGCGCGTGAAGAAGGAGTTCAACGATCTGAAGCACACGCGCGGCGTCCTCAGCATGGCCCGCTCGCAAGACCCGGACAGCGCCGGCAGCCAGTTCTTCATCATGGTCGATACGGCCGAGTCGTTGGACCACAACTACTCCGGCTTCGGAATCGTGGTCGAGGGCATGGACGTGGTGGACAAGATCGTGGCCACCGGGGGCCGCACGAACAACGGCATGGTCAGCCCGGAGAAGGCGATCGTGCTGAAGAAGGTCGAGATCAAGGCCTGGCCCCTCGATAAGTAA
- a CDS encoding FHA domain-containing protein produces MSDPNKTMLGTPPQSDPNKTVMGNVTTADPNRTIMGQAPSLNTTVTIKPVQCPVCKAFNPPGVMYCNDCGLIFEMALDGDAFGAPSVRLPVLVDSSGREHQLRPGANVLGRAGDVAVEDTRVSRRHAEVTVSPEGLTIADLGSTNGTAVNGARLGEGERKPVASGDKVSLGGFEFTVSTPGESSKTIQALSGKTVSISAAPTTSAAVAFLDVDGLETPLELGTYTFGRKSENDIVVSDPYVSGRHGQIDVTEEGVFLTDTGSTNGTLLNEAKLTPNMRTRFGQEDVVRLGAKEIRIRFKK; encoded by the coding sequence ATGAGCGATCCGAACAAGACCATGTTGGGCACCCCGCCGCAATCGGACCCGAACAAGACCGTGATGGGCAACGTCACGACGGCGGACCCGAACCGGACGATCATGGGCCAAGCCCCGTCGCTCAACACGACGGTGACGATCAAGCCCGTCCAATGCCCGGTCTGCAAGGCCTTCAACCCGCCCGGGGTCATGTACTGCAACGACTGTGGCCTCATCTTCGAGATGGCTCTGGACGGCGACGCTTTCGGCGCGCCGTCAGTCCGCTTGCCCGTCTTGGTCGACTCTTCCGGCCGCGAGCACCAGCTCCGGCCCGGGGCGAACGTGCTTGGCCGGGCCGGGGACGTCGCCGTTGAGGACACCCGAGTCAGCCGCCGCCATGCTGAGGTCACCGTGTCGCCTGAAGGGCTCACCATCGCGGACCTGGGCTCGACCAACGGCACCGCGGTCAACGGCGCCCGCCTGGGCGAAGGCGAGAGGAAGCCGGTCGCCAGCGGCGACAAGGTCTCCCTCGGCGGCTTCGAGTTCACCGTCAGCACCCCCGGCGAGAGTTCGAAGACGATCCAGGCGCTAAGCGGCAAGACGGTCTCCATCTCGGCCGCGCCGACCACCTCCGCCGCAGTCGCTTTCTTGGACGTCGACGGGCTGGAGACCCCGCTCGAACTGGGAACCTACACCTTCGGCCGCAAGAGCGAGAACGACATCGTCGTCTCGGACCCCTACGTCAGCGGCCGGCACGGGCAGATCGATGTGACCGAGGAGGGCGTGTTCCTCACCGACACCGGCTCGACGAACGGCACCTTGCTGAACGAGGCCAAGCTGACCCCGAACATGCGGACGAGGTTCGGCCAGGAAGACGTCGTACGCTTGGGCGCGAAGGAGATCCGGATCCGGTTCAAGAAGTGA
- a CDS encoding undecaprenyl/decaprenyl-phosphate alpha-N-acetylglucosaminyl 1-phosphate transferase: protein MPNWTGLFAAVSAQEPWDGFFFPLVAMIVALLATIVLTPVAQKLALKHGAVDDPNRDDRRVHKEPTPRWGGMAIFAGIVLSLVTVLPFAYPVRPFPPYLIGMLVCGLLLVAVGAWDDVKPLSAKWQALWILGLGFAVQLFSTPGDKTGIIRIQGMEWPLVGPYHWVALGPWAAVLTAAYIFVVTKTMDTIDGIDGLTAGISGIAAGTLSIIATYEGQPRVALIAAAIAGASVGFLRYNYNPARIFMGTGGAQTLGFLLACLSIVGALKTAAALALFIPVLVFGVPLIDAAVVVLRRVASGQPITQADKRHIHHTLLSRGLNQRQAVWVLYVAAMAMCGVLLTMLKIYG from the coding sequence GTGCCTAATTGGACCGGACTTTTCGCCGCGGTCTCGGCCCAGGAGCCTTGGGACGGGTTCTTCTTTCCGCTGGTCGCGATGATCGTCGCGCTCCTGGCGACGATCGTCCTGACCCCGGTCGCCCAGAAACTGGCCCTGAAGCACGGCGCCGTGGACGACCCGAACCGCGACGACCGCCGGGTCCACAAGGAGCCCACCCCGCGGTGGGGCGGCATGGCCATCTTCGCGGGCATCGTGCTGTCGCTGGTCACGGTCCTGCCGTTCGCTTACCCCGTGCGCCCGTTCCCGCCCTATCTGATCGGCATGCTCGTTTGCGGCCTGCTCTTGGTGGCGGTCGGCGCGTGGGACGACGTCAAGCCGCTCTCGGCTAAGTGGCAGGCGCTGTGGATCCTGGGGCTCGGCTTCGCCGTACAGCTTTTCTCGACTCCGGGCGACAAGACCGGCATCATCCGCATCCAGGGAATGGAGTGGCCGCTGGTCGGCCCCTACCACTGGGTGGCGCTCGGCCCCTGGGCGGCCGTGCTCACGGCGGCTTACATCTTCGTGGTCACAAAGACTATGGACACGATCGACGGGATCGACGGCCTCACCGCCGGCATCTCCGGCATCGCGGCAGGCACGCTTTCGATCATCGCGACCTATGAGGGCCAGCCTCGCGTGGCGTTGATCGCGGCCGCCATCGCGGGCGCCTCCGTCGGATTCCTCCGCTATAACTACAACCCCGCAAGGATCTTCATGGGCACGGGCGGAGCGCAGACGCTCGGTTTTTTACTCGCCTGCCTCTCGATCGTCGGGGCCCTGAAGACGGCGGCCGCGCTCGCCCTGTTCATTCCCGTGCTGGTCTTTGGCGTTCCGCTCATTGACGCGGCTGTCGTGGTGCTGCGTCGCGTCGCCAGCGGTCAACCGATAACCCAGGCCGATAAGCGCCATATCCACCACACCCTGCTCAGCCGGGGCCTCAACCAGCGCCAAGCGGTCTGGGTGCTCTATGTCGCCGCCATGGCCATGTGCGGCGTGTTGCTCACGATGCTGAAGATCTATGGCTAG
- a CDS encoding VOC family protein, translated as MEPGVSLDTVFVRVRDIAASTAFYRDVLGLEISSQSDYWTSSR; from the coding sequence GTGGAACCGGGTGTTTCCCTTGACACCGTCTTCGTCCGCGTTCGCGACATTGCCGCTTCGACCGCTTTCTATCGAGACGTCCTTGGCCTGGAGATCTCGTCCCAAAGCGACTATTGGACAAGCTCTCGATAA
- a CDS encoding cytidine/deoxycytidylate deaminase family protein, whose amino-acid sequence MLERPSWDTYFIQIAHLVKSRATCPRRQVGAVIVRDRRILATGYNGAPRGLPHCPPGGPDHDWPEGCMRAGHCIRSLHAEQNALLQAAMIGVACQGATIYVTCQPCNTCAKMLINAGLDRVVFEGDYPDDFALELFRLAGTEVYRYVDERLEELELAPRA is encoded by the coding sequence GTGCTAGAGCGGCCGAGCTGGGACACATACTTTATCCAGATCGCGCACCTGGTGAAGTCAAGGGCAACCTGCCCGCGACGCCAGGTGGGGGCCGTCATCGTCCGCGACCGCCGGATCCTGGCGACAGGCTATAACGGCGCTCCCCGCGGACTGCCCCACTGCCCTCCCGGCGGGCCGGACCACGATTGGCCCGAAGGGTGCATGCGGGCGGGCCACTGCATCCGCTCGCTCCATGCCGAGCAGAACGCCCTGCTCCAGGCCGCGATGATCGGCGTCGCCTGCCAGGGCGCCACCATCTACGTCACCTGCCAACCGTGCAACACCTGCGCCAAGATGCTGATCAATGCAGGGCTTGACCGGGTCGTCTTCGAGGGCGATTACCCCGACGACTTCGCCCTCGAACTCTTCAGGTTGGCGGGAACCGAAGTCTATCGGTACGTCGACGAGCGTCTTGAAGAGTTGGAGTTAGCCCCGCGTGCCTAA
- a CDS encoding GAF domain-containing sensor histidine kinase — translation MTTFSESTRLLEAVHLAAQKLASSADLESVLRDVLEICVQAVGAEGGTIYIHDPVNHKLKFAFVSPDEVAQRLERLDIPEDYGVAGEVFRSGKTVISSFPREGDPHRLRIREKTGLTVRTMITVPLAIAGRDAIGVVQLVNKRNGNFNENDSAVLDTVSDVSTLAIINSRLLAQQTRVASLEGMGRAAHDLANKAGVLTTFLADFRRNLDGLKEAMAEVPTPPKACFYLDMLETTFEDVFAPYSERVFRYARLINDLAAGKKLEPKFRKVSLGHIARESAQYLESQARGVRVLIEYEVDDTLPEIDCDDLFVIRIVENLVGNAIKAVSETLTDEWLARHRSDEEPVGRVVLRVTKSADGQVLEVEDTGPGMSPGAIRAVLGGAAASGWTRSEGSGLGTKVVLDLVQALGAKLSIDSRLGEGSKFRIVFPTPGPRLA, via the coding sequence ATGACCACTTTCTCCGAATCGACCCGCCTCCTCGAGGCGGTCCACCTAGCTGCCCAAAAGTTGGCGAGTTCCGCCGACCTTGAGTCCGTCCTGCGCGACGTCCTCGAGATCTGCGTGCAGGCGGTGGGTGCCGAGGGCGGGACGATCTACATCCACGACCCGGTCAACCATAAGCTCAAGTTCGCGTTCGTGTCTCCGGACGAGGTGGCCCAGCGCCTGGAGCGCCTGGACATCCCGGAGGACTACGGCGTGGCCGGAGAAGTCTTCCGCTCTGGCAAGACCGTGATCAGCAGCTTCCCGCGAGAAGGAGACCCCCACCGGCTCAGGATCCGAGAGAAGACCGGGCTCACCGTGAGGACGATGATCACCGTGCCGCTCGCGATCGCGGGGCGGGACGCCATCGGCGTCGTCCAGCTGGTGAACAAGCGGAACGGCAACTTCAACGAGAACGACTCCGCCGTCTTGGACACGGTGTCCGACGTCTCGACCCTGGCGATCATCAATTCCCGGCTTCTCGCGCAGCAGACGCGGGTCGCCTCGCTCGAAGGGATGGGGCGTGCCGCCCACGACCTCGCTAACAAGGCGGGCGTGCTCACTACGTTCCTCGCCGACTTCCGCAGGAACCTGGATGGCCTCAAGGAGGCCATGGCCGAGGTGCCGACCCCGCCGAAGGCGTGCTTCTACCTCGACATGCTCGAGACGACGTTCGAAGACGTCTTCGCGCCGTACTCCGAGCGTGTCTTCCGCTATGCGAGGCTCATCAACGACCTTGCCGCCGGCAAGAAGCTGGAGCCCAAGTTCCGCAAGGTCTCGCTCGGCCACATCGCCCGGGAGAGCGCCCAATACTTGGAGTCGCAAGCCCGCGGCGTCAGGGTCCTCATAGAGTACGAGGTGGACGACACCCTCCCTGAGATCGACTGCGACGACCTCTTCGTGATCCGCATCGTCGAGAACCTGGTCGGCAACGCGATCAAGGCGGTGAGCGAGACCTTGACGGACGAGTGGCTCGCGCGGCACCGGTCGGACGAAGAGCCGGTGGGCCGAGTCGTCCTCCGCGTGACGAAGTCGGCGGACGGCCAGGTGCTGGAAGTCGAGGACACTGGCCCGGGCATGTCCCCTGGGGCGATCCGCGCCGTGCTCGGCGGGGCTGCGGCGAGCGGTTGGACCCGGTCGGAAGGCAGCGGGCTTGGCACGAAAGTCGTATTGGACCTTGTCCAGGCCCTCGGAGCGAAGCTCTCTATCGACAGCCGGTTGGGAGAAGGCTCGAAGTTCCGGATCGTCTTCCCGACTCCTGGCCCCCGCCTCGCCTAG
- a CDS encoding DNA starvation/stationary phase protection protein has translation MNAKKISDALNGVLADTYVLFTKTQNYHWNVVGPNFHSLHEMFEEQYTELFAAIDEIAEQIRQLGVASPGTMADFLRLASISEGDSSLSAGEMVADLVESHDRVIARVHACAHVADKEDDESTEDLMTRRLNAHRKTVWMLSATLGHPSPAQPAEPAALPAPEEPTAVPPRAKPAKSDRSTTASKSKKKAPKAMG, from the coding sequence ATGAACGCCAAGAAGATCTCGGACGCTCTGAACGGCGTCTTGGCCGATACCTACGTCCTCTTCACGAAGACCCAGAACTACCACTGGAACGTGGTCGGGCCGAACTTCCACTCGCTGCACGAAATGTTCGAAGAGCAGTACACCGAGCTCTTCGCCGCCATTGACGAGATCGCCGAACAGATCCGGCAACTGGGGGTGGCCAGCCCCGGCACGATGGCCGACTTCCTTCGATTGGCCAGCATCTCTGAGGGCGATTCCTCACTGAGCGCAGGAGAAATGGTCGCCGACCTGGTCGAGAGCCACGACCGCGTGATCGCCCGCGTCCATGCCTGCGCCCACGTCGCGGACAAAGAGGACGACGAGAGCACCGAAGACCTCATGACCCGACGCCTCAACGCCCACCGCAAAACGGTCTGGATGTTGAGCGCGACCCTGGGGCACCCTTCGCCCGCGCAGCCGGCCGAGCCCGCCGCCCTGCCCGCTCCCGAGGAGCCGACCGCCGTGCCGCCCCGGGCTAAACCCGCGAAGAGCGACCGCAGTACCACCGCCAGCAAGAGCAAGAAGAAGGCGCCTAAGGCGATGGGTTGA
- a CDS encoding peptidylprolyl isomerase: MTRTLLLAVLAFVFAALVAVGCTSEPAADSSGSTTTTGTTSEHAGETEKADPEKTEPEKEGAKPLATAPKDGDEVGVIETQAGRIVVMFHPDRAPNTVTNFKELARKGVYNGTRFHRVIPDFMIQGGDPLSKDLSQADKWGTGGTDMIKDETNDIKHVPGVLSMAKTAAPDTGSSQFFIMVGTSENLDGVHTAFGQVVQGMDVVTKIVDQTGTQVNNGMVEPAKAIVVKSIKIEKWPIK; this comes from the coding sequence ATGACGCGCACCCTTCTTCTAGCCGTCCTTGCCTTCGTCTTCGCGGCCCTGGTCGCAGTCGGTTGCACCAGTGAGCCGGCCGCCGATTCCAGCGGGAGCACGACCACCACCGGCACCACCTCCGAGCACGCGGGCGAGACCGAAAAGGCCGACCCCGAAAAGACCGAACCGGAGAAGGAAGGAGCCAAGCCCCTCGCCACCGCGCCTAAGGACGGCGATGAAGTCGGCGTCATCGAGACCCAGGCGGGCCGCATCGTCGTGATGTTCCATCCGGACCGTGCGCCGAACACCGTCACAAACTTTAAAGAGTTGGCCCGCAAGGGTGTTTATAACGGGACCCGTTTCCACCGTGTCATCCCTGATTTCATGATCCAGGGCGGCGACCCGCTTTCAAAGGACTTGAGCCAGGCCGACAAGTGGGGCACGGGCGGCACGGACATGATCAAGGACGAGACGAACGACATCAAGCACGTGCCAGGCGTGCTCAGCATGGCCAAGACCGCCGCTCCGGACACCGGCAGCAGCCAGTTCTTCATCATGGTCGGCACCTCCGAAAACCTCGACGGCGTCCACACCGCCTTCGGCCAGGTGGTCCAGGGCATGGATGTCGTGACCAAGATCGTCGACCAGACCGGCACCCAGGTGAACAACGGCATGGTCGAGCCCGCTAAGGCCATCGTGGTCAAGTCGATCAAGATCGAGAAGTGGCCCATTAAGTAG